One stretch of Micromonospora echinospora DNA includes these proteins:
- a CDS encoding MBL fold metallo-hydrolase, translating to MTLDVSVIATSSLGDRSYLASDGRVAIVVDPQRDIDRVLYLAGAKGVRITHVVETHIHNDYVSGGLELARITGAQYLVAAADTVEFDRTPVSDGDTVPVSDTMRLRVLGTPGHTFHHLSYVLDERDGGWTPAGVFTGGSLLFGTTGRTDLLGQQYAHELAHHQHASARKLADLLPDGAQVWPTHGFGSFCSASQADAPESTIGREKEANPVLRLAADRFVTETLAGLDAYPAYYAHMGVANAAGPAPVDLTPVARADADELRRRIAAGEWVVDLRHRKAYATSHLAGTVSLGLDGPMSTWLGWLIDWGVPVTFLAQTPEQVADAQRELVRIGIDRPAAQATGEPEQWAGDPAQLREMPVADFPALAAAQAGKTPAGLPEPQVVLDVRMTNEWKAGHIDGAVHVPLPDVPKRLADIPAGTIWVHCGSGYRATAAASLLANAGRDVVLIDDAYARAAEAGVRMAPAA from the coding sequence ATGACTCTCGACGTGTCCGTCATCGCGACCTCCTCGCTCGGCGACCGCAGCTACCTGGCCTCCGACGGCCGCGTGGCGATCGTGGTCGACCCGCAGCGCGACATCGACCGCGTCCTGTACCTGGCCGGCGCCAAGGGCGTACGGATCACCCACGTGGTGGAGACGCACATCCACAACGACTACGTCTCCGGCGGCCTGGAGCTGGCCCGGATCACCGGCGCGCAGTACCTGGTGGCCGCCGCCGACACCGTCGAGTTCGACCGCACGCCGGTCTCCGACGGCGACACCGTGCCGGTCTCGGACACGATGCGGCTGCGGGTGCTCGGCACGCCGGGCCACACGTTCCACCACCTGTCGTACGTGCTCGACGAGCGCGACGGCGGCTGGACGCCGGCCGGCGTGTTCACCGGCGGGTCGCTGCTGTTCGGCACCACCGGCCGTACCGACCTGCTCGGCCAGCAGTACGCGCACGAACTGGCGCACCACCAGCACGCCTCGGCCCGCAAGCTCGCCGACCTGCTGCCCGACGGCGCGCAGGTGTGGCCCACGCACGGCTTCGGCAGCTTCTGCTCAGCCAGCCAGGCCGACGCCCCCGAGTCGACGATCGGCCGGGAGAAGGAGGCCAACCCGGTGCTGCGGCTGGCCGCCGACCGGTTCGTCACCGAGACGCTGGCCGGGCTGGACGCCTACCCGGCGTACTACGCCCACATGGGCGTGGCGAACGCGGCCGGGCCCGCCCCGGTCGACCTCACACCGGTGGCCCGCGCCGACGCCGACGAGCTGCGCCGTCGCATCGCCGCCGGCGAGTGGGTGGTCGACCTGCGCCACCGCAAGGCGTACGCGACCTCGCACCTGGCCGGCACCGTCAGCCTCGGCCTGGACGGGCCGATGTCGACGTGGCTCGGCTGGCTGATCGACTGGGGCGTGCCGGTGACGTTCCTGGCGCAGACCCCGGAGCAGGTCGCCGACGCCCAGCGGGAACTGGTCCGCATCGGCATCGACCGCCCGGCCGCGCAGGCCACCGGCGAACCCGAGCAGTGGGCCGGCGACCCGGCGCAGCTGCGCGAGATGCCCGTGGCCGACTTCCCGGCGCTTGCCGCCGCGCAGGCCGGGAAGACCCCGGCCGGACTGCCCGAGCCGCAGGTCGTCCTCGACGTGCGGATGACCAACGAGTGGAAGGCCGGGCACATCGACGGCGCAGTGCACGTGCCGCTGCCGGACGTGCCGAAGCGGCTCGCCGACATCCCCGCCGGGACGATCTGGGTGCACTGCGGCTCCGGCTACCGGGCCACCGCA
- a CDS encoding metal-sensitive transcriptional regulator: protein MNLRPEMTGEALTRLKRARGQLNAVIEMMENGEDCRAALTQLAAVSKAIDRAGFKIIASGMRYCDAARQAGEEPEMTEEELEKLFLSLA from the coding sequence GTGAATCTTCGACCCGAGATGACCGGCGAGGCGCTGACCCGGCTCAAGCGGGCCCGGGGGCAGCTCAACGCCGTCATCGAGATGATGGAGAACGGCGAGGACTGCCGCGCCGCGCTGACCCAGCTCGCCGCGGTCTCGAAGGCCATCGACCGGGCCGGCTTCAAGATCATCGCCTCCGGCATGCGCTACTGCGACGCCGCCCGCCAGGCCGGCGAGGAGCCGGAGATGACCGAGGAGGAGCTGGAGAAGCTCTTCCTGTCCCTCGCCTGA
- the trxA gene encoding thioredoxin, with protein sequence MASVALTTADFAETVNRDGIVLVDFWAGWCGPCRAFAPVYEKAAEQHPDIVFGKVDTEAEPALAAAAQIRSIPTLMAFRDGVLVFAQPGALPTAGLEELIRAVRDLDMNEVRAQAGV encoded by the coding sequence ATGGCCAGCGTGGCGTTGACCACCGCCGACTTCGCGGAGACCGTCAACCGGGACGGCATCGTCCTGGTCGACTTCTGGGCCGGCTGGTGCGGCCCCTGCCGGGCGTTCGCGCCGGTCTACGAGAAGGCCGCCGAGCAGCATCCGGACATCGTCTTCGGCAAGGTCGACACCGAGGCCGAGCCGGCCCTCGCGGCCGCGGCGCAGATCCGGTCGATCCCGACACTCATGGCGTTCCGGGACGGCGTGCTGGTGTTCGCCCAGCCGGGCGCTCTGCCGACGGCCGGGCTGGAGGAGCTGATCCGGGCCGTGCGTGACCTCGACATGAACGAGGTCCGGGCTCAGGCCGGCGTCTGA